In Bacteroidales bacterium, the genomic window TGAGTGGTTCCAACCAGCAGTTTTTCACTTTGACGGTATGGAACGACCTGAATGGCAAGCCCGGCGACATCATCTACGCCAAAGAGCGACGTAAGCCACAATTTAGCGACAGCCTCTATCAATTTTACCGGGTCCCTCTGGATGAGCCGCTGCCGGTGCAAGGGACCATTTATGTGGGATGGATTCAAAACACAACGCACAATCTCAACGTAGGATTTGATGCTAATAACGACGTGAGCCACCGCATTTTTTACAACACCACCGGAACCTGGACCCGCTCCAGCTACAAGGGAGCGCTGATGATACGGCCTGTGCTTGGAAAATCTCCCGCCACCCAACCAGACAGCAAATCATCACCCATCGAACTCTTTCGCCTCACCCCTAACCCAAGCTACGACGGACAAATCAGCTTTAAATTCCTGAACTACCCCAACCAAACCAGTGAACCTGGATTTGTCTCACCACAGGAAGATGAGCTTTCGCGGATAAAGGTGCTGGTGTACAATCTGATGGGGCAGCGTGTGTACGACGGGCAATACCAACCCACAATCAATCTCTCTCATTTGTACAACGGAATTTATATCGTACGACTAATCGATCCTGTAAAAGGACGCGACATGTCGGAAAAGTTGCAGATTCTTAGATAGAATTTCCTGATTGCAAATGGTATGAAGATCTAAATCATACAATGCAAATAAAATCCCCATGCTGAACAAGTGGGTTAAAGGGTAAATCTATTCGATAAAAGATTTTAATTCTAAAACAGATACTACATAATTATGCGCGACATTACCCCCGCCTCCGACGCCGAACAGGAAGATCAGGAAGAACTTTTTGAGCATTATCGAATCGTTTCCGACCCGGGGCAAGGCGCTATGCGGCTGGATAAATTCCTCTTTAACCGCCTGGAAAACATCTCGCGCAACAAAATTCAGAACGCCGCCAGAGCCGGCAATATCCTGGTAAACGACCTACCACAAAAACCCAATTATAAAATTCGTCCTAACGACGTAATCAGTATCGTGTTGCCACAGCCGGTGCAGGACTTTGAGCTTATCGCCGAAGATATTCCCATCGAAATTGTATATGAAGACGCCGACGTGCTGGTGGTAAACAAAGCTGCCGGCATGGTGGTGCATCCCGGTCACGGCAACTACACCGGCACCCTGCTCAATGCGCTGGCATATTATTTCAAAGATCAGCCCGACGTGTTGCCGGCGCTGGTGCATCGCATCGACAAAGATACTTCCGGGCTGCTACTGGTAGGAAAAAATGAGCTGGCGCAAACGATCCTGGGCAAACAGTTTTTCGATCACGACATCCACCGCGAATATCTGGCGCTGGTGTGGGGCGATTTTGATGAAGACCAGGGAACCATCACCGGCAATATCGGTCGAAACCCCGACAACCGCCTGCAAATGTTTGTTTTTGACGACGAAACTCAAGGGAAGCCGGCCATCACGCATTACCAGGTGATAGAGCGCTTTGGTTACGTCACCTTGCTGAGCTGCCGATTAGAGACAGGCCGCACGCACCAGATCAGAGCGCACATGAGATATATAGGCCACCCAATCTTTAATGACGAACGCTATGGCGGCGACAAAATTCTGAAAGGAACCACCTTTACAAAGTACAAACAGTTTGTCGAAAACTGCCGCCAGATGCTGCCTCGACAAGCACTGCACGCACATTCGTTGGGATTTGAACACCCAATCTCCCTCCGCATGATGCATTTCGAATCTGATTTACCGACCGACATGCAGCAAACCATCGACAAATGGCGCCATTATGCGAAGCACATGGCGGAGGAAAGGGATTAAAAGCTTTCTTTCAAATCAATTTCATTGCGCAAAGCCCTAAACAAAATTACCCAACCTCAAGTAGCCGGTGTAATCAGGGCAAATAAATTTTCAATAAAAAAATTCCTAACCACTGTAAAACAAAAAAGCCCGCTTCTTTTGAAGCAGGCTTTTTCTACTTAAAGTATTAAGAAAGACGATTACGCAACTTTAACGTTGATTGCGTTCAATCCTTTTTTACCTTCTGTAATGTCAAACTCGACAGCGTCGCCTTCCTGAATTTCGTCAACCAGGCCGGTAGCGTGTACAAAGTATTCTTTTTTCGAGTCGTCCTCGACAATAAATCCAAAACCTTTGGATTCATTGAAAAATTTCACTGTTCCTTTTCTCATTGTAATAATTGTAATGTAATGGTAATTGTATTGAATTAATTTATAAACGGCAAAAGTATATTTTAATTGAATACAACAAGTAGTTATTTTATTTTATTTTTTCGAAAAGTTAGGTATTGACAACAAAAGTTCAAGAATCACCAACTCCAGCCTTCAGGCTAAGGATAAACGGTGTAAAACAAAAGGACTTTAGCCCAAATATTTATTTACACGACGGATCCAACAACCGGAACATTACCAATCAAAACTCAAAAGCCTGTGTGGTTTATGACTTCGTGATGTACGATTTGTTTTTTTAATTGATATGAAATCCCTGTCGCTGCATTTCGCAAGCGGTAAGTTGCACATATTCATCTGCCAATAGCGGATAATCCCAGCATCCAAGCGCATGGAAAACATCTCCACCAAATCCTTTTTTAAACTGATAAAGTCCGTTCATAGGATGCGCCGGATCGGCGCCGGGCGACACGCCGAACATATCATACTCCGTGCAGCCATGTTTCTGTGCCATTTTTATGGCATACCATTGCAGCGCATAGGTTGGCATCAGGTTGCGATGCTCCGACGAGGAAGCGCCGTATAAATAGGAACAGCGTCGACCCGACATAACCAGAAACATAGCGGCCAGCGGAATCCCGTTAAATTCGGCTATCAGCAATTTCACCTTTACTGAATCATTGTCGGGATGCGTAGAAAGTACGGTTTTGAAATAATCGATATCGTTGAGGAAAATGCCGTTGCGACGCGCAGTTTCCTGATAGAGCTTATTCCAAATCTCTATCTCATCGACACCTGCCGTGCGCACCTGCACGCCTTTACGCGCCGAAAGCCTAATGTTGTAGCGTGTCTTTGGTTTCATTGCGCCAAGCAACTGATCGGTTTGCTTTTTTAAATTTAGAAAAATGGTATTGCTGGGAAGAATGTTGGAAGGTGCTTTTCGCAGATTCCAGTTTACAGTGTTGTAGTTGAGTCGCATCTCCTGAATGCGACTGTCGGGCGTCCCCAGCCAGGCTCCTCTTTCATCAAAAAATGATTCCTCAGTAGCCCAGGGCGATTCCCAGAGCAGATCGTAACGAATCATGATGCACGAAACAGGCAAATAAGGCCGCAGACTCTCCGAGAGTTCTTCGAGGAAAGCCCCCTGATTTTCAGCCAGCGGCTCCAGCTCCGGCCCGTAAGGCACATAAGCATAGGTGTGTTTGCTGTCGATGGGTTGAAGTATCACCAGCAAATCTGAAAGCACTGAGGCAGATGCAGCGACAGCATCATTTGTTTCATCTTGTGGTAATTTATAATCGAGCGCCAGGGTTTGGTAGCCCATATTTTTCTTTACATCCGACCAATAGGCTGTTTGGTGTAAAATAGGTGTGTCGAACAGGTATTCGGTATCTTTTTGAAAAACCTCACTAATCATGCTCTTGCCCTTAACTGGTGAAACATTTCATTTCTGTTGTTAGACAGGCAAATATAGAATTAAGGGCACTATTTCCGGGAATCGCAACATTTTGTAATACGCAGGGCGTGAGACGCAAGGCGCAAAGAGCAAGGCGCGGAGCCTGCCAACTGAGATTACTTTTCGTCCCAAAGACTGTCGGAGGTGTAAGGCGCACCTTTCATGTACCAAAAGCTTCCGGTGACGTAGCGGAAATGCCGGTCGAGACGAGCAGTTTTTTCCATCTCATCAGCGGTAAGCTCAAAGTCGATGGCTTTTAGGTTTTCGATGAGGCGCTCTTTGTGCACCGATTTGGGAATAACAATAGTGCCACGCGCCACCGCCCAGTTGATGAGCACCTGTGCCGGTGTCATGCCGTGGTTATTGGCCACCTCATTGATAACAGGGTTTTCGAGCAGGCTGGGTTCGTTGTCGCCTTTCATCGACGGGTGCCGGTCGCGCGAACCAAGCGGCGCATAAGCTGTCAGAAGAATATCGTTATGGTGGCACCATTGGAGCATCTTTTCCTGTTGCAGGTAGGGATGCAGCTCTATCTGGTTGAGTTCGGGTTTTACGTTGGCCTTGCCGGTAATTATTTTGAGTTTTTCGAGGCTAAAATTGGATACGCCAATGTGACGCGCCAGCCCATTTTTCTGAGCCTGCTCCATGCCGCGCCAGGTTTCACTTAGCGGCAGCTCGTCGGGTGCGAAAATATCTTCGCCCTTGTCGGGAAAAACCACACCATTTTTGAGCGCCACCGGCCAATGGATCAGATAGAGATCGAGATAATCGAGCTGCAGATCGATAAGTGTCGATTTGAGCGCAGGCAGCACCTGATCGGCACGATGAGCATTGTTCCAAAGTTTGGAAGTGATAAAAAGTTCGTGACGACGCACAATACCTGAGCTAAAAAGATGATCGAGCGCCAGACCAATTTCGCGTTCGTTGCCGTAGACAGGTGCACAATCGATGTGACGGTAGCCGGCTTTTACAGCATCTATCACTGCCTGATACACGTCGCCAGGCTCCGACTTCCAGGTGCCAAGTCCCACCATCGGGATGGTGTCGTTGTTTTTGAATACCAGTGTTTTCATGATGTTTTGTCTTTATTACAAATATGATAAAGTGAGGTTTTTATTGATACTCCTTTAACACCTGCAACGCCTTAAAGTTTTTCGGTATCAGATGCTTGCGATGCTACGAGTGGTATTTTGCGAAGTTTTTTTGTCACGTAAATTACCGCAAAAATCGCTGCTGTCCAGTTGATGGCAACAAGTCCCCACCAGATGGCCGTTAGCTCCAGCTTCATCACCCACGAAAAAATCCCAAAAAGCGTAATGGGCATCACCACCTGCCTAAACAAACCTATCCACACAGCAAACATTGGTTTTTTCATACCCTGCAGCGCGGCCACGGAAACATTCAGCAGCACATAGCTATAAAACATCATCACAGCAATTTTGAGATAAGTGGCGCCAATGCCAATCACGGGTGGGTCGACGGTAAAAAACTTCATAAGCAGGTCGCTGAGCAGAAATACCCAAACCATACCGGCGCCCATAATGATAGCACCATATTTTAAACTTTTGCGATAAGCTTCATGAACTCGTTCGTAATGACCAGCGCCGAAATTTTGTCCGACGATGGCCAACACCGCTATGTTGAGGCCGATGGTAGGCAAGAGCGCAATCTGCTCGATGCGGGTGGCAATACCATAAGCTGCGACAGTGTCGTTGCCGTAGCCGCTGATAAACCAGGTGATGATAAAAATTCCGATGGCAACGGTCATCATGTTGAGGCTGGCAGGAAATCCCTGCTGGGCAATTTCTTTGAAATATTCCTTTCGCGGGATGAAATAACGGGGCCTGATACGAATAAAAAGTTCGGTACGGCTCACGCGGTAACCCATATAGATGAGGCCGGCGGCTTGTATGAGTACGGTAGAGAGCGCAATGCCCTGAATACCCATTGCCGGAAACGGCCCCCAGCCAAACAATAGCAGCGGGTCGAACCCAATATTGAGGATACTTCCAACTACCAAAACATTGCGATACGAGCGGGCATCGCCACGTGACGACAAAATTCCATTGAGGATGCCGTTGAGCAAAAAGGTGACAGTCGAAATCAGAATCACATTCATGTAGTCGAGCGCAAGTTGCAGGTATTCGCCGGTGGCATTCATAAATCTAAAAAGATAAGGTACCACCAGATAGCCAACCACACTCAGCAGCAGCGAGAGCAGAAAGCCAAAGGTAATGGCCTGTCGTGCAAACATGCGCGCCTTCTGTAGATTACGCCGTCCAAGCGCGTTGGCGATCAAGGCGGTGGTACCGGTGCCGATGCCCATGCCCACCGACAGGATGATGAAAAACACCGGGAACGAGATGGCCAGCCCGGCCTGCGCCAGCGTGGAAATTTGGCCGGCATAAATGGTATCCACCACGTTGAACATGGTGTTGAAAAAGAAACCCACGCTGGTGGGAATGGCCAGCCGCCGGATAAGCAGCGGGATGGGTGTATTGATAAATTCGAGCCGTGGGGGCATTAAATGTTTCGTTGGTTAAGTTCTGTTATAAAATTTTGTTGACAAAATGCAATCATGGTTAAACCCGCCGGGCGGGCAAATGTTCGTGAAGGGAGGGTGAGGATTTGAAATATTTAGTCTGATTTAATTGGCTTGTTGATTCCCTACAAGAGTTTTCTCCACGAATTAGCGCCAATTAGGCGAATTAGCGTTAATTATTATCTTAGTGTTTCCACCTTCTCGTTTCCTGAGCGATGGAAGGTTGTTCGCTGAAGGAAATATTATTTCGTCAGCCAATTGCCTTACCTTGTGTCCTCATAATAAAAATGAAAAATTGAGGAAATGCTCTCCGCAATGAAATAGTTTGTTAGTTTTGGCTTCTAATAAAAATATCCTTCTGCAAATGAGAAATCCTGTTATCAAGTTGGCTAACAACACACACCGCGACATACCGTTGGTGAGCAAGAACTCTGAGAGGGAACGAGTGTTCGATGGGAAGCAATTTCTAAGAGGCAAGAACATTAAAACAACGGAAATTTACACGCACGTATCGAAAAAGGAATTGGGTAAAATTGTCAATCCACTAGATGATTACGGCTAAGTTTTGCAAAAGGTACACATACACGACCAAATTTGGCTGTGTAAGTGTAACTTTTGCAAGTAGTAATGAAGAAATAAACGTAATATTACATTTACACAGACGTTGTGTGCAAGCAAAACAGAAAAATATCTATCTGTATTTAACTAAAAATAATTAAATTGCAGAAAAAATATTATGAATACTAAAACAGTATTTAAGGAAATTAAAAACACCAATGAAAATTGGGCGAGAATTTTAGAGTGAGAGAGGATTGTTTACAGTTTTAGAATAAGTCAAATGGGACAAGTTTTTAATTGTTGTTGATAAAGCAAGGCAGGCATGTCAAAGCATAGGACAAGAACCAGAAGACCATTTTCCCCGTGTGGAGAAAAGGGATTGAAAAAAAGTCAAAATATTCTTGACCATATGGGGAGCACCGAATTAGCTGCAAATTTATTTCGTGCTACTCAAACAAAGGGTAAACTAAAACGAATGAGCAAATAATAGAAGTACATGTTCTCATATTCAATCATATACAATCCAGTAAACAAACATACTTGAATTAATTATAGTGCTAATTTAAAATCAAAGAACAATATGGAAGATCAAGAGCATTATTTTGAACCAAAAAAACTATCTCCTTGGTGGAAAAGAGGGATAGTACTTATTCTGATTCTAGAGTTTGCAGTGCTTATATGGGTAACAACCGGACAGCATTACCAAGAATCAAAACCACCCGTACCAGAAAAGGTTGTGAATGAAAGCGGACAAGTTATTTTTTCCAAAACTGACATTGAAACCGGACAGCAAATCTTTCTAAAAAAGGGATTGATGAACAATGGGAGTATTTGGGGGCATGGTGCTTACATTGGACCTGATTTTTCTGCTCAGTACCTTCATAATCTCTCCCTTAATGTGCGAAATAAAATCGCAACCGAACAGTTCGATGCTAAAGCATCTGAACTTAGTTCAGAACAAGAAGGAGCCCTTGTTAGCAGAACTGGTGATTATCTGAAAAAAAACAGATACGATTACAACACACACACTTTAGTTTACACGTCAGTTGAAATAACTACGTTTGAAGAACAAATAGGCTATTGGGAAAATTATTTCCAACGAGGAGAAATCAATCGTGGACTTGCCAAAGACCAATTGGTTGACAAAGAAGAGTTGAGACAACTCATTGCTTTCTTTTCATGGGCTGCATGGGCATCAGTTGCTAAGGGACCAGGAAGAAACAGCTCTTACACTAACAATTTCCCTTATGAACCACTAATTGGCAATGGTCCTTCAGGTCCAACCATTCTATGGAGTGCATTAAGTTTGATAAACTTATTAGCTGGAATTGGCTTAATTCTGTTTTTCTTTGGACGCTACAATCATTTGGGATGGAAACGTACAAGAGAGCCCATACTTCCACAGATAATTCCTGGCGCAGCCACCCCAGTTCAACGTGCATCGCTTAAATTCTTTCTTGTAGCAATAGTTCTCCTATTATTTCAAACTTTTGCCGGAGGCACAATGGCTCACTACTTTGCAGAACCCGGAGAGTTTTTCGGATTCGATTTAACTACTATTTTCCCTTCAAATATTCTTAGAACATGGCATGTGCAATCCGCCATTCTGTGGATTGCAACAGCATTTGTGGGCGGAGGAATTTTCATTTCATCTATACTTTCCAAAAAAGAGCCTAAAGGACAGGTTGGTTTGATAAACTTTCTTTTTGGCGCTTTTGCAGTCGTAATTTTCGGAAGTTTGATTGGCCAATATCTTGGTGTGAAAGATATGCTAAAAGATCTTTGGTTTTGGTTTGGAAATCAAGGTTGGGAATATCTGGAAATTGGCCGAGGCTGGCAAATATTGATGGCAATTGGTCTGGTGATTTGGTTTCTATTACTTTATAGATCTGTAAAACCGAAAAAGAATGATCCTGACAGAGAGTTAAAAATATTATTCCTTATTGCAGCTTTTTCAATTCCATTTTTCTATTTACCAGCGTTTTTCTACGGTTCAGCAACCAATTTTTCACTTGTTGATACATGGCGATTCTGGATTATCCACTTGTGGGTAGAAGGTTTCTTCGAAGTTTTTGCCACTGTGATGGTAGCTATTATGTTTTATAAAATGGGATTGGTGGCAAAGCAAACAGCTATTCGTATCATCTATTTAGATGCGGTGCTATTCTTAGGCGCAGGAATTTTGGGAACGGGGCATCACTGGTATTGGAATGGACAAACAGAGGCCTCTATGGCTATTTCTGCTTCTTTCTCTGCACTCGAAATTGTTCCTTTGATATTGCTCACGCTGGAAGCATCTGACTTTGGGCGACTCATAAAAACGCAGCGTGACGCACTTGGTAATAAAATACCTTTTCCACACCGTTGGACATTCAATTTTTTAATTGCAGTAGGTGTGTGGAACTTTATTGGTGCGGGAATATTTGGATTCTTGATAAATCTGCCAGTAATAAGTTATTACGAAACTGGTACAAATTTAACTCCTAATCATGGACATGGTGCAATGATGGGTGTTTTCGGAATGTTAGGTGTAGCTTTCGCTGTCTTTGCTTTACGCCAAATATCGTATGAAGATCACTGGCGTAAAATAGAAAAATATATCAAAATATCATTTTGGGGACTTAATATTGGATTGGCGTTGATGCTATTACTTCAATTGTTCCCAAGTGGAGTGCTTCAACTCATTGACGTGATTGAAAATGGCTACTGGCATGCAAGAAGTCTTGAGTTTTCAGGACAATCACATATTGTTGGTTTAGCGTGGTTGCGTATGCCTGCGGATGTTATCTTTATTGGTGCAGGAGTGTTACCCTTATTATGGGCTATTTTTATTACGTATATAAACATGTTGAAAACAAAAGGAGGAAAAGTAACTTCTAAATAATTTTTCTTTTCTACATGAAGATGGCGCAAGGTTAAAGCTTAGCGTCATCTTTTTTATATACTTACTATTTTTTAGATGGTTAAGGTTTATTCTTTTTTCTCACTGAAAAACAATTACTTTTCTATAATTAAAAGAGATACATGCAAAAAGAGAAGAATAGTAAAATCCACTTTGCTATGCAAGCCACTTTTTGTCGGGCGAAGCCTTTTCGTTGTCGTTGGTTTTCGCTTCGGCGGGAGATAGCTCCTCCGTATGGTTTTCCGTGTTGAGCAGCCAGGTTTTCCCTCGGGCTGTTATCAGCAATTTGCCGGCGGCTTTGAGTTCTATTTTATCAATGGGAAGGTCGTTGGCTTCAATCTCAGCGCCCACCGAATCCGACAGTATCTGCGCCAGCTTCAGCTGATCGAAAAGTGGCGACTGCGCGAGATCAGGGAAAGTTATTTTTAGAAATTGCTTCTCATCCGCCGATTGACGGATCCACCACACGCCCGTGCTATCCGGAAACCAGTTGGCGCGGATATTCAGATTAAACACCTTTTTGTTGTAATAATTTTTGTGGAGGTACCCGATGGCGCGGTTGTAATCTTCAATAGTAATTGCGTCCTGGGCGGACAATGTGCCCGAAGGGAGCATTGCGAGTAGGAGCAGCGTGGTGAAGCGTTTCATAGCGTTTTCTATTCATTTTTAAACTAAGTGCAAAACTACAAACATAAGAGATTATGATCTTTTCAGATTTCAATGTTAAAAAAATAAATTTTTGAGCCGTTCTCAAAATGAAATTGTTCTTATGCGGTTCGGTTCATTAAATGTATTTGGCAAATGAGATCTCCTGAGAACACATTGGCTATTGACACCCGCCACGGCAACCCTATGGTGAGCATAAGCTTTGAGAATGATTTTGCGCTCATCGCCAAAGTAAAAACGCTCAAAGGAGCTATCTGGAGCCAGAGCCGGGGGTTTTGGCACATCGCCAAAAGCGATTTTAAACTGAACAGCGTTTTTGAAACCTTGAAGGATGTGGCCTGGGTAGATTATTCGGCGTTGAAAAGTAATACGTCGAATGAGGCATCGAAAACCGAAAAACAAAAGCC contains:
- a CDS encoding RluA family pseudouridine synthase; protein product: MRDITPASDAEQEDQEELFEHYRIVSDPGQGAMRLDKFLFNRLENISRNKIQNAARAGNILVNDLPQKPNYKIRPNDVISIVLPQPVQDFELIAEDIPIEIVYEDADVLVVNKAAGMVVHPGHGNYTGTLLNALAYYFKDQPDVLPALVHRIDKDTSGLLLVGKNELAQTILGKQFFDHDIHREYLALVWGDFDEDQGTITGNIGRNPDNRLQMFVFDDETQGKPAITHYQVIERFGYVTLLSCRLETGRTHQIRAHMRYIGHPIFNDERYGGDKILKGTTFTKYKQFVENCRQMLPRQALHAHSLGFEHPISLRMMHFESDLPTDMQQTIDKWRHYAKHMAEERD
- a CDS encoding cold shock domain-containing protein — translated: MRKGTVKFFNESKGFGFIVEDDSKKEYFVHATGLVDEIQEGDAVEFDITEGKKGLNAINVKVA
- a CDS encoding peptidoglycan bridge formation glycyltransferase FemA/FemB family protein — translated: MISEVFQKDTEYLFDTPILHQTAYWSDVKKNMGYQTLALDYKLPQDETNDAVAASASVLSDLLVILQPIDSKHTYAYVPYGPELEPLAENQGAFLEELSESLRPYLPVSCIMIRYDLLWESPWATEESFFDERGAWLGTPDSRIQEMRLNYNTVNWNLRKAPSNILPSNTIFLNLKKQTDQLLGAMKPKTRYNIRLSARKGVQVRTAGVDEIEIWNKLYQETARRNGIFLNDIDYFKTVLSTHPDNDSVKVKLLIAEFNGIPLAAMFLVMSGRRCSYLYGASSSEHRNLMPTYALQWYAIKMAQKHGCTEYDMFGVSPGADPAHPMNGLYQFKKGFGGDVFHALGCWDYPLLADEYVQLTACEMQRQGFHIN
- a CDS encoding aldo/keto reductase, which encodes MKTLVFKNNDTIPMVGLGTWKSEPGDVYQAVIDAVKAGYRHIDCAPVYGNEREIGLALDHLFSSGIVRRHELFITSKLWNNAHRADQVLPALKSTLIDLQLDYLDLYLIHWPVALKNGVVFPDKGEDIFAPDELPLSETWRGMEQAQKNGLARHIGVSNFSLEKLKIITGKANVKPELNQIELHPYLQQEKMLQWCHHNDILLTAYAPLGSRDRHPSMKGDNEPSLLENPVINEVANNHGMTPAQVLINWAVARGTIVIPKSVHKERLIENLKAIDFELTADEMEKTARLDRHFRYVTGSFWYMKGAPYTSDSLWDEK
- a CDS encoding MATE family efflux transporter; translation: MPPRLEFINTPIPLLIRRLAIPTSVGFFFNTMFNVVDTIYAGQISTLAQAGLAISFPVFFIILSVGMGIGTGTTALIANALGRRNLQKARMFARQAITFGFLLSLLLSVVGYLVVPYLFRFMNATGEYLQLALDYMNVILISTVTFLLNGILNGILSSRGDARSYRNVLVVGSILNIGFDPLLLFGWGPFPAMGIQGIALSTVLIQAAGLIYMGYRVSRTELFIRIRPRYFIPRKEYFKEIAQQGFPASLNMMTVAIGIFIITWFISGYGNDTVAAYGIATRIEQIALLPTIGLNIAVLAIVGQNFGAGHYERVHEAYRKSLKYGAIIMGAGMVWVFLLSDLLMKFFTVDPPVIGIGATYLKIAVMMFYSYVLLNVSVAALQGMKKPMFAVWIGLFRQVVMPITLFGIFSWVMKLELTAIWWGLVAINWTAAIFAVIYVTKKLRKIPLVASQASDTEKL
- a CDS encoding cbb3-type cytochrome c oxidase subunit I, yielding MEDQEHYFEPKKLSPWWKRGIVLILILEFAVLIWVTTGQHYQESKPPVPEKVVNESGQVIFSKTDIETGQQIFLKKGLMNNGSIWGHGAYIGPDFSAQYLHNLSLNVRNKIATEQFDAKASELSSEQEGALVSRTGDYLKKNRYDYNTHTLVYTSVEITTFEEQIGYWENYFQRGEINRGLAKDQLVDKEELRQLIAFFSWAAWASVAKGPGRNSSYTNNFPYEPLIGNGPSGPTILWSALSLINLLAGIGLILFFFGRYNHLGWKRTREPILPQIIPGAATPVQRASLKFFLVAIVLLLFQTFAGGTMAHYFAEPGEFFGFDLTTIFPSNILRTWHVQSAILWIATAFVGGGIFISSILSKKEPKGQVGLINFLFGAFAVVIFGSLIGQYLGVKDMLKDLWFWFGNQGWEYLEIGRGWQILMAIGLVIWFLLLYRSVKPKKNDPDRELKILFLIAAFSIPFFYLPAFFYGSATNFSLVDTWRFWIIHLWVEGFFEVFATVMVAIMFYKMGLVAKQTAIRIIYLDAVLFLGAGILGTGHHWYWNGQTEASMAISASFSALEIVPLILLTLEASDFGRLIKTQRDALGNKIPFPHRWTFNFLIAVGVWNFIGAGIFGFLINLPVISYYETGTNLTPNHGHGAMMGVFGMLGVAFAVFALRQISYEDHWRKIEKYIKISFWGLNIGLALMLLLQLFPSGVLQLIDVIENGYWHARSLEFSGQSHIVGLAWLRMPADVIFIGAGVLPLLWAIFITYINMLKTKGGKVTSK